Below is a window of Malania oleifera isolate guangnan ecotype guangnan chromosome 1, ASM2987363v1, whole genome shotgun sequence DNA.
aaaggcggggacgtaggcacatttggccgaacctcgatagcatatcgtgcgtgttctttacatttctgcaatttatttactatatgtgtatgttttattgtgaatgatgcgtatggtttaaatttccgcatattatattaatctgcgcatttggaattgcataaactgaccctaggttgtgatgttctgctaacatctggtttaccctaagaataagttttaaaattccaattcactctctctctttggaatacaccaaagctaacattgtGCAAATGTTTACCGGAGTCTTATTAAATTGGATAAAAAATGACTATCGATGAGAATATTTGGTCTTACTTTCAAAAATTAAGAATATTTTTCAAGAAGATGACTTACACTATCCATATTTTTGAACATAGTAAACTAATTTATTTTAGGAATGCTAACATTATagaagtttattttttaaaaaataatgatacTTTTGTTCACAAATTAATTTATAGTTATATCTTTGTACGAAAATTTTAGCCTTTCcttcaaaagataaaaaatattttttatttacaaaatgaTTTACAACTATTTATACTTTTATATATTGTATAGGTATAAATTGTAATAATAGGTTATTATtactttataaaaaatttaactttttattttatttatttattattatatttttcaaatgattaaAGCATGCACATTCACTTCAGTTATTGCTATAATTGCAGACCTAAAAAAATGATCTCAAAGAAATTGTAATGTAGTTTTATTTGACCCTTGGAAGATGTTGTATGTATATTACAAAGTCCATCAAAGTAAATGTATTTTTTCTAAGACTCAAAAGAATTGATGTGAATAAGCAGTTAACTATATTTTCTTGAAGGGAGGTTATGTAAGAATTTAAGTAAAGTATgcttaaattttttgaaatatccATTTAATTATGTATGCATGTATTACATAAGATAACATCCaatttaaacataaaaaaaaaagtattatagTCTAGTGAGAGTAACTTtccatatatttttaaatttccatgTATATTAAATTACTAAAATGTCCTAAAAAGGAAGACTTGTAGTGCATGTTGTAGTGGTTCTCGGCTTGTTGACTTTGAATACTTTGAATATCAATAAAATTTTTTCCCTCCATTATAAATTAATGGTGTAAGTGAGTTGAGTTTACTCATAAACGATTTGGATTCGATTCATCATTTAACTCGAATTAACTCAATTCTACTTGAATTCATGTCAAATTTGAATTACTTGAGTATTTTGACGAGTTGAATTCAAGTTCTATAGTACAGCTAGGGTAGAGTTTGAGCCTCTAATcaaactttttaattttattttttaatattatataagtTATATAGTTCTATTTTGTACATATATTTAATATTGTACATACATCTATTTATACTATATATTATTCTTAACGCATTTAGCAAACCCACTGCTAACATGTGGCActaggtttttttcttttttctttttttatttctatttttgtcCTATCTCTTTCTTTGTCAACAGGGGCGAGGGCCTGTGCGGCCtcattaatgtttttttttttttaaacatttagCTTTTATTTTTGGTCCTCTCTCAGCAGAGGAAGCAACCTCATGCAGGGtccactaattttttaaaatcatttttaatttaatttttgaacctctctctctctctctctctctctctctctctctctctctatatatatatatatatatatatatatgtggccctactaaaaatttttattattttttaaattcctttttcatttttatgagaaaaaaaaatttaagaatctAGACATAAATTAATtctacaaaaaaatatatattttaaatgggTCGCAACTGAAGGATTTTCCAccactttctttctcaatttataTTATAGAGctaatttaaattatttctttctactttctttatcttttgtgttgactttttgagtctgtctcttgttttgattatgacaaaccgcagtatctcatctgtgtgttaagtgtatgaacatgtttacttttctaagcacgcATAATAGATAAGAAATGAAAGCCGAAAAGCACTTAAGCGAGTACATCATTTGACGCATTCCATGGTTGCCGAAGAGCAAAGTATGAAACCTttgtttattttaagttgtattttttatatttatcatttgggtctgtaataagttatatcggtctgtaataactaatgcactgcatgcatggtaggattgTAAGCTCAGTAATGTCATAGATAGACCGTAGGGAAATTAATGACCATAgatttcggtcaaccgacgctaGGGTTTTTTAGGTCAAATTAAAAAGCTTACACTTTAGATAAACTTTAGGTCCCTGTACTTAAATTTTAACTCAAATATGACCAAAATcttaagtttgaaagggctttgggcgaccgaaccatgtgCGTTGAAAGCGCCTCGGTCGATTGAGTGGTTGAAAAGTCAAAAATGTTGACTtttgtcgggcgaccgaaccaaaataaACTAAGTGTCCTCGATCGACTGAACGTATAGAATTAACTTTTTCACcttcctcaggcgcccgaactttaagttcatttttactTCAGGCGACCAAATCCTttagttcggcagaccgaactatTTGTCAGGCGACCGAATCTTGAGCAGTTTGGAAATCGCTTTAGACTCAGCAAGCCGAACCATTCACCAGGCACCCGAAGTTGAAATTCAACTTTTGAGTATGTgtttgttcgggtgaccgaaccaaagaTCGGGGCGACCGAACTCTCGAGTTGTTCAATTTTTAACCGCGGTAATTTgagttaattaagggtaaattaattttaaaattcattaaacaaatttaataatacccttcaGGTCCTAATGTTCATATTTGTAGTAAAGgttatatatatgccttcatttgcaaagattaagtagatatTAGggctttttattaaaaaaatttctttggaatttttagaaCTGCACTTCCACATACAAGCTCATATACTCTACCATTTTTCATTCATTTGTTAAAAGCAATTTGGTGAGAGTATTTTTTGAGATTATTTACAAGTttatactctcatattgattGTTAATTTTtgagagagttaagcccaaagtgTTCCCCATTGGTTTAAtcaataaattcatttgtggggaaACTTTATAAGCTTGTGAGTCCTTGcacttttattgcaagactcttaagcttgtcttgtgttttatataaaatatttttgataagCTTGGTttgcaaatatctcttgtgcttaaacttttgaaaatcattttgagatgtTTGATTGTActcttggaaatctttgaaacattatttgtggttgacatatttatatagattgtttcaaagaaactttgctagctcactctcacactttgattgcatagcatattgaagtgcattgattatattgtgttgaaTTGTCGTAcgaatctgcttgtattagaagcatcctTATTTGTATGCAAATTTGTATTTGTTGGTTGTATTCCAaacgtggcttgagggggcgttgGTCCAGCCCATAAGGATCGGTAGGACCTTCTCTGTTCCGTAAGAAGAAtgtgtaaaagttgaggtcaatCCTGAAAATTTGACCTGTTTGTAATCGGTACTACTTCACCTGTTGAGTAAGCAacagtggtaatcctcgggcttacgagctgaggcggggatgtaggtagtattagccgaaccccgataacatatagtgtgtctgcttttaatttcttgcactttatattcctgcgcAAGTATGTTATATTTCAATTTCTGTGAATACttagaaatactgagattgctttaattgtttaaatatttgcttaaTTAATTACCAGTGTGATTGAGATTGCATAAAAAGACActatgttgtgaaatactgctgctatttggtttaacctagacaaaaggttttaaattttcaattcactccccctcttgagaatacaccaattctaacattttGTTTATATTATGTACactaaaattatataattaattttaaattatattattacaaaatattaaaatatatattatactgTATTagatttttttaacatatattatatatgttaaaattagaaaagtgattggaattatttttaaagtattcaatacaatatatacaatacaatacaatttttTTCACCTACTTCACaccaaaatttccaaaagaaaaatataaaaattatgtataaataCATAAATACATGTAAATTTATTTAGTGTTCAACTTTCCATACATAATAAATTAAAGTATTTAAATTTTGCTCAAATTTTACAATTTAAATTCTCATTCAATATTAGTATAGtctatatttgtattttattattctCAATTAATTTTACATTTGAATTGATCTgccacaaataaatttatatcatatgtacataTAAGCaacatttttaaatatattagtcatataaatttatcaatatttgAAAATTCTATTAACAATGATGTAAAATTATTaacaattcaatataaattataGCAATCCATTAGGTTTAATATTATTTGTTAATGGAAGGGGTTTTTTTATAACCATGAAAATGGTTTGAAGGGTGTACCTGTGACTTTTAGAAATTCAAGGGACATTTATTTGTAATAGATGGTATAGTTTAGGAAAGGTGTATGTATATTTTCCCTACttttatatatttaaacttgtatttaatattaattcaTAATTGAATTGAACTCGAGTTTTAAGGACGTATAGTCGAGCCGAATTCAATTTTAACAATTTTGCTTATTGATTTTTGAGTCAAGTTTGaagtttaatattttcaagtTGAGTTGAGTTTGAATATTTTACTGTGTTAAAATACTCTCCTCTTCCATTATTCTAAATTAAGCGTGATGGTGCCCTTCCGTTAATTTTTTTAAGTTTCAGCATTGCGACCATACTCCCTTTGAAACCCAAAAGCTTTGATTTCTCATAAGGTGCTAGCAGAGTCCTATAAGCAACATCCGCTGATCCCTGATCGTTTATGATTGAAACTAGGACGGTATCTGATCATTAAAGATCCCGTCAAACAAATACAttttttgcaagttcacaaatagATCCTTGATTTAAACGCCTTTGCCATGCGTGTAGGGCACATTAACAAAATACAAGGGGTCTCACTAACCCTATATAAacccatttttaaaaatttgaacctCAATCCATGCtaaaacaaaaaactaaaaacaaacaGCACATCTTCGTGGGAcctaaataaatgaaaattcaaAGCAAACAGAGTGGCTATATGTTTCGAACCGAAGTTgcattaacagcgaaattgaatACTCTTGCAATAACATatgaaaatttgataaaaagagtcAAATGGTGAGACTTTTATCCAACATAAAATGCAGCACATTTCATAGGAATAAAATGCATTGAAGGAACATATTCCCCTAATCAACATTATTATTCAATTAAATCATGGAGAAAAAATTCAAACCATGTACAGCTCTAAAAATGGAGATAACTgagaaaaaaaatagtaataggAATTATACCACTGAAATATGGCAGCAGTAACTTTGTTCTTCAAGTATGATGGTCAAGTGCCAGGACCAAGCACAAAAGGAAATATTTGAACCAATGAACAGGAAAGCTCAATGTGGATTTATATGAGCCAGTTACATCAAATAAAACTTATTATCAAGATAAAGCAAGCCTCTTGACAACGGCAGCCATATACTTGCCCTGATGCTCTGCAAGTGCCAGCTCAGCTTCACTTGCTTCTCTTGTGCCATCACCAGCAAAAACTCCAGCACCATATGGAGAACCACCTCGAATGGAATCCATCTTGAACATACCAGCTCCAAAGGTGTATCCAATGGGAACAAACAGCATTCCATGGTGGGCTAACTGAGTAATTGCTGTCCAACTGCAACAAATAGAAGCAGGGAATATAGTGGAATGGAGCCTCTCAATAATTTAAACAAATCAACTGATTGTAACCAGATCTTATTCATTGTAACTATTTCAAAAGGTTGAATACAGCCCCTAAATTTAGCACAAGTTCACTTCAACTATGAACAATTCAAATCACTATTGTCCCATATGGCATTTgtcagaaaaacaaaaaaaaaaaaaacaaaaagggaaaCGAAAGACCATAAGTCAAATAACACAGATTATCACGTAAGATCTAGCATAACATAAAAGTCATAGTGAGTTTTACAGAAAAAATAACTTTTTAATTATCATTAAAAATAGATTTActagaaaaaaaatcataaatggagagagagagaatcgtgATGATAATAAATTCTTCACAGCACGTGGCACGTTGGACATTACCAATCCATATCCAATAACCATGCCCATGCTTTATGGTGTCAAAACTGCTAGCCCACATAAAGGTGTCAAGTCAAGGTAACGGAGCCTACACTTAAAGCTAGTGTTCCACTTGCAGCCAAATAGCTAGTGCAAGGCAAGTTGTGGGGGATGTCCAGGCATTTCTCCCTTTTAAGGCAGGCTGCAAAGGGTTTCTTCACACTTAGGCATACAGAAGCAAAGAACTAGCTTACTCCTTGTTGATGCAAGGTCAAAGACAACCCAGCGCCAGCTATGAATCACTTAATCAGATGGGATGCAATTCAGTCCACGTGGTTAAAAGAGAAACTCACTAAGACAGATGTGCTCATCCAAATATTCAAGACTGGCATATGCCACTTCAACTGACTCAAGGCAGAGGAGTTTTCTTATCCTCCTCACAAACCTCAATTCAttgataatgataataaatacCGTGAAAAGCTGTAAGCCGCAGACATGAGAATATTTACAACACTCAATTGGTGTTGTTTGAGACCTTCAATGCATGTGAGTCAACTGAGATAAAAATTCATCTTGATACTGTAGAAGAATTCATTGGTACAATCAAATACCTTCTTTGTACATGAACAAACCATGCAAACAAGTCACCCCTGTTTCGTGTAATTCTATCTTTTCCTCTTAATTGTTTTTTCATAATTCATCATCAAAATAGATATGTCAATCTCATGAAGTTGATCAGTTGGAGATGCCCCATAACATTATAAGAGCACATATCCACTTTCACCTCATAACTTCCATTACACAAGACATATCCTCTTAGTGTCTCCAGTCTCCACAATCTGTATCTGTATTATTAGATTAAGGATATGGACATGTATACTGATCATGCGAATTTAACCATAAAGAATTTATTTCTTGAACCATCACATTTATGGAGGATATTGCAACTCATAGTGAATATGATATCAAATGTCATTAAATTCACAACAAGAATTACTCGCCCCTTAATCAAAGCTCAAATCACCAATCTTGACTTGTTCTCATCTTTTTTTATTTCAAACTTTCTGCCCTCTATTTGTAATCCAAGTCCATTAACTTCATGCTTAGTTATCATGTTTTCAACTTGTGTTAAGGGCTGCTACCATGAACCACCACCATTTTTCATCCACAAAAAATTGAGCAAGATGACATGCCCCTCTAAATGTCAGTTGTATAAAAAACCTCTTTTTTCTTTATCAACTACTTCAACATGTTAGGACATCAAATCCATGAATCACTCATTTATCCACGACAAATTCCCTGTTCTACAATGTTCCTATCTAGGCTTTGATGTTTCATAGGCCATGCAGGAATAACAAAAGGGATAAGAGTGCGAAGCTTTTCCGTGAGTGGCATTCTTTAAAGCATAAGGAAAGGCAGAAAAAACCTAGCAGTTTTTAATGGGTTAGAGCCTTAAAAGTCATTACTAGAAAATATTGATAGACATATTGTTCTCTTGTTACATTTTTACCAAtcttaatttgaagtatattcttttacaaaaatatttagagCCTGTTCAGCTGTGGAAAAcagttttctttttctatttctacTTTTATAAATGATTACAAAACTACTACCTTGTTTTCTACTTCTCCAACATTTGTATATGAAttcagaaaaaaataaaagatgttTTCTATAAACATGTCGGGAAGCTGGAAAATAAGGAGACATttatgtaattatttgaaaaatggaaaataatttCCAAAATTGAACAGGCCCTTAAGGTTTAAGCCCTGGATTATTTGACAAATCAGCGGGGAGCTTTTTAATGATATCCTTCATTCATACTATAAAACAAtaatactttcattcatactataAATTTAAGGCTCCTACACTATAATACACAGTATAACCAAACTACCAGTCATGTCCATGGTAATATCCTTTCTGTATTTACCATTAACAGTGTGAAAAAAATATCATTTCTCCAACAACAGAAAATTTCATGGAAACATAATAATCATGTTACCAAGATTTCTGAATTGTTTTTTGTACTGCTTACCAAACcttctttattttaaatttcttattgTCCTTTTAGCAGTATACAATTTCAGGTCATCTTGCATTCTTGCGGTAACAGTTAGCAACTTCTAACCATCAAGAATCAATTACATGGCAGGGGAAATAGCGGATCACAGTTGATTTATAGAATATTTTATATTTAAGAACATTGTTTTTTGTAAATTGCATCATAAATATCTAACAGAGAGCACAAGAATGATATATTAAAGTATAGTTCAAACACTATATCACAACCTTTGCAATTAATCATCTCAAGTGCACCATAAGAGCAATATTTAATTGGTTTGGTATCACGAaaagatgatatatatatatatatatatataatacttgtGCAGTTGATGTTCTGATTCTATCATGTACGTTTACCGTTAAAATTCACGAAGAAGATAATGCCAAGAACATCATTCACTGTAACAAGAAGTCCAAAATAGCAATTTAAACCTCAATCAAACAAGCAGAGTCAAAAATATACCGGAGATATAAAAGAAATACGACATCAGAGGAATTGACTTACGCGGTGGTTTCTTGACCACCTCCCTGCGTGCCGGTGCTGACAAAGAACCCAGCCGGCTTCCCCGCAAGTTTCTGCTCCTTCCACATCTGCCCCGTCGAATCAAAAAACGCTTTCATTTGGGCCGCCATAGACCCGTACCTGGTCGGAAACCCAAACAGAAACCCATCGGCCGCCGCAAGCTCCTCCGCCGTTATGACCGGAACATCATCGTCCTTGGGCGGCGCTCGCATTTGTTCCAACACTTCATCCGGCAGCGTCTCCGAAACCCGGAACAACAGACCTTCAACTCCGTCAATCCCGTCGACCCCTTTCTTCATCCTCCTCGCCAGTGCCTCCACGTGCCCGTACATCGAGTAGAACACTATGAATATCTTCAATTTCGGCACCATCGACTGCGAAGAAGTAACTTCTTCCGTGGCCGCCTCTGAATTAGCGCCGACGTCACTGTCTTCGACGGCGATCGGCGCTTCCGCTGCCGGTCGCGGAGGGTCAGCTGCAGCCACGGGCGGCATTTTCTTCTTGCTCGGAACGCAGCCCCCTCCTTTTCCCATCTGAAAACCTCCCTCAAATTTTCGAATTACTTCAAGAAAAGGAAACTACAAATCAACAGAACGAGTAAACTCGCGAGATCAGAACAGCGAATTTGATCACTGTAGAATGGGACTGAATGCAGTGTCTGCCGTGGTGTAAAAACCCTAATTAATAATCATGGATGCGAATGTGTTAATTTTTGATGAATCAAAGTGTGAACGCCATTTTCGAGTCCTTGGGTTCGCATGGATACGGATCGTGGGACTACATAGGAATTCAGTTGGCATTGACCTTAAACCCTGAGGAATTAATAAAGGTTTCGCATGCTTTCGGCTCGTGCGTATCCACAGTCCCCAGCTGAACGGatattattattcatttaatGTGCAGCTTATttgttttttctttaaaatatttatttaaatagcTGTACGCTGCCGTTTCATAGCCACGTCGAATTTCCATTTTTTTGCGTAGGTCGGTGTAGTTCGTAAACCATTTTTCTTCACCCACGAAaagaattttttgtttttgtgggGAATAGGGTAGGTgacaaattttcataattttttttaattgccGACGGAAAATGAACCCAGTCATTAAATAAATGATATTAACTAAGATGCTTATGTACTATCTGGTCTTTAATATTTTTTCCTTATATTGCCTTGCATGCCAAAATAAgaacaaaaaatttagaaataataataataataatgtttgGTGGGATTTTAAGTCATCCATGACGTTTTTGTGGCTTCATTCTTGCAAAAATTATaattcacaaaaaatattttcaaaaagtgcTAATTTTACTTTCCCCCCCCTAAAATTCGCATTTATTTTCAACTTTTAGAAAATTATAAGTAAATCAGAGCAAATCAGTGTGCCGTTTACTTTAAAATACCTATTAAATTGTCTCTAATCATTTAAATTAAAGCATTTACTTGACTTTACTCCCAACATAtgaaatttgtttttaaaaattttctctctcaACTAAAGTTATAAGaatgatatattataatattctaaagttattttttttaagcCATTAAATTTATCGAATAACATCTTATAAAAGACATCTTAATGGTTAGAATTTGAGAGTTGCGAATTGAAagtgttgaactcaaatcttaTAAGAGGGGTGAGAATAGATACAAAATGGAAATAACTCTTGATAGGTGGTCAATTCAAAATGAGCTTCTAATAAAATTAAGCAAACTTTTCTTgtattttatttgtaaaattaaaccCTTCTTCTTGGATTAAGTATTGTCATTTTTTGCCTCTAGTATTACTATTAAATTTTTTGACAAACAACTTCGCTTTTTAAGCTCACATGC
It encodes the following:
- the LOC131160533 gene encoding probable NAD(P)H dehydrogenase (quinone) FQR1-like 2: MGKGGGCVPSKKKMPPVAAADPPRPAAEAPIAVEDSDVGANSEAATEEVTSSQSMVPKLKIFIVFYSMYGHVEALARRMKKGVDGIDGVEGLLFRVSETLPDEVLEQMRAPPKDDDVPVITAEELAAADGFLFGFPTRYGSMAAQMKAFFDSTGQMWKEQKLAGKPAGFFVSTGTQGGGQETTAWTAITQLAHHGMLFVPIGYTFGAGMFKMDSIRGGSPYGAGVFAGDGTREASEAELALAEHQGKYMAAVVKRLALS